In Carya illinoinensis cultivar Pawnee chromosome 6, C.illinoinensisPawnee_v1, whole genome shotgun sequence, a single genomic region encodes these proteins:
- the LOC122312348 gene encoding uncharacterized protein LOC122312348 yields MSVDIKSSTLYAETAHQLWKELEQRLAQQNAPRIYEVKQGIATIMQNQDTVSMYYSKLKTLLDELMNYESIPNCTCGGLKTIVDNHERDWVMKFLMGLNDTYKALKAQILLIKPFPSLNEVYSIIQQEEKRRQISVDTSVGDSMAMIATARDVGRQNITSQRKYYCTFCKMPGHSLERCFKANPEKPVCSHCRMPGHVAEKCFKLHGYPPGHKLHGKGRPAFANQVTTLMPPGHEQINNNQATLTQEQYSQLIALLKSQPSHSHTASLNQVHSLSHSESDMSKISGPFNLENDWNG; encoded by the exons ATGTCAGTTGACATTAAGAGCAGCACCCTTTATGCTGAGACTGCTCATCAACTGTGGAAGGAACTTGAGCAACGACTTGCACAGCAAAATGCTCCAAGGATTTATGAAGTAAAGCAAGGTATTGCTACAATAATGCAGAACCAAGACACTGTAAGTATGTATTACTCTAAGTTAAAAACTCTGCTAGATGAATTGATGAACTATGAGTCTATTCCTAACTGCACATGTGGGGGTTTGAAAACAATAGTGGATAACCACGAAAGAGACTGGGTGATGAAGTTTCTTATGGGTTTAAATGACACATACAAAGCCCTTAAGGCTCAGATCCTTCTAATCAAGCCTTTCCCTAGTCTAAATGAAGTGTACTCCATAATACAACAAGAAGAAAAGAGGCGACAGATTTCTGTTGACACTTCAGTTGGTGACTCCATGGCTATGATAGCAACTGCTAGAGATGTAGGAAGGCAAAATATCACATCTCAGAGAAAGTATTATTGCACTTTTTGTAAAATGCCTGGACATTCCTTAGAAAGGTGTTTTAAGGCTAACCCTGAGAAACCAGTGTGCAGTCATTGCAGAATGCCTGGCCATGTTGCAGAAAAATGCTTTAAACTTCATGGTTATCCACCAGGCCACAAGCTCCATGGGAAGGGCAGACCAGCTTTTGCCAATCAAGTCACTACCCTCATGCCACCTGGACATGAGCAAATCAACAACAACCAAGCAACACTCACTCAAGAGCAATATTCACAGCTGATTGCCTTGCTCAAATCACAACCCAGTCATTCTCACACAGCTTCACTTAATCAAGTGCATTCCCTCAGTCATTCTGAATCTGACATGTCAAAAATATCTG GACCTTTTAACTTGGAAAACGACTGGAATGGGTGA
- the LOC122312347 gene encoding rust resistance kinase Lr10-like: MYDGVEEFLTSHNNLMPIRYCYSEIRKMTKNFNDKLGEGGYDTVFKVTLRSGQLVAVKMLGSKRALVYEFMPNGSLNKHIFLQEGSVLLSYEKILDIAFGVARGIEYLHQGCDMQILHFDIKPHNILLDESFRPTVSDFGLAKLYSLDENNLSLTAARGTLGYMAPELFYKSIGNVSYKADVYSFGMLLMEMAGRRKNWNSLTDNSSHVYFPTWVFDQLHNGEPIELEDITEKEKELITKMLMVALWCIQMKPNDRPSMSRVIEMLEGEVDCLQLPPRPFLTSMERLVDNILDISNQSLSSIEWGESSQSTYNH; this comes from the exons ATGTATGATGGTGTTGAAGAATTTTTGACAAGCCACAACAACCTTATGCCAATAAGGTACTGTTACTCAGAAATTAGAAAAATGACCAAAAATTTCAACGATAAACTTGGAGAAGGTGGCTATGACACTGTCTTTAAAGTAACACTTCGAAGTGGCCAACTCGTAGCTGTAAAGATGTTAG GATCAAAGCGTGCTCTTGTATATGAGTTCATGCCTAATGGATCTCTAAATaaacacattttcttacaagaAGGAAGTGTGCTTTTGAGCTATGAGAAAATACTTGACATTGCTTTTGGAGTTGCTCGTGGGATTGAATATTTACATCAGGGTTGTGACATGCAAATTTTGCATTTTGATATCAAGCCTCATAACATTCTTCTCGATGAAAGTTTTCGTCCAACGGTTTCTGACTTTGGGTTGGCAAAATTGTATTCACTAGATGAAAATAATCTTTCTTTAACTGCTGCAAGAGGGACATTAGGATACATGGCTCCTGAGTTGTTCTATAAAAGTATTGGAAATGTCTCATACAAAGCTGATGTATACAGTTTTGGAATGCTATTAATGGAAATGGCTGGTAGAAGAAAGAACTGGAATTCCTTAACAGACAATTCCAGCCATGTTTACTTCCCAACATGGGTTTTTGACCAATTGCACAATGGAGAGCCCATAGAATTGGAAGATATtacagagaaagaaaaggaattaattacaaagatgCTCATGGTCGCACTATGGTGCATACAAATGAAGCCCAATGATCGCCCTTCAATGAGTAGAGTTATAGAAATGCTTGAAGGGGAAGTTGACTGCTTGCAATTGCCTCCGAGACCTTTTCTAACATCAATGGAGAGATTAGTAGACAAtatcttggatatttcaaatCAAAGTTTATCTTCAATTGAATGGGGTGAATCAAGCCAATCTACATATAATCATTGA